The Citrus sinensis cultivar Valencia sweet orange chromosome 4, DVS_A1.0, whole genome shotgun sequence DNA segment aacAATTAACAAGActtgaaaggaaaatttatcaattttatatcATACACATAATTTGTAATAACATGTATATTGATTCTTGCATATGAAGATGAGATGTCACAAGGTTTTTTGACTTTTGTGCTACACCATAACaaagttttttaattgtaatataatatttcttcaaaaaaaaaaaaaactctataaTTTGTGCGGACACGGCTTAATTTTTGTTCTGATaggataatttatttgttccCAGAAACCTAAGAAAATTGAAGTACTTGAAGCACTTCCACCAATTTGATTTGCATTTCAAGAAGGATTGCGAAGAAGGGAAGCTACCAAACTACGTGGTGGTGGAGCAAAGATACTTCGATCTCCTATCTGTGCCGGCAAACGATGATCACCCATCGCACGATGTCTCCGAAGGACAAAAATTTGTCAAGGAAGTTTACGAAGCACTGAGGTCTAGTCCCCAGTGGAATGAAATTTTGTTCATTATAACATACGATGAGCACGGTGGATTCTATGATCACGTTCCGACGCCCGTTACCGGAGTCCCCAGTCCCGACGATATCGTCGGCCCGGAGCCCTATAATTTTAAGTTCGACCGCCTCGGCGTTAGGGTTCCGACGATCTTCATTTCTCCTTGGATTCAACGCGGAACACGTAAGTCTGACTCTAacccattaattaatttcttttgcatGCAATGCATTCCACTGAAATTCTGTTAATTTTCGACTTTTGcgtattgtaatttttatcaaatcaaGAGTAAAATATTGAAAGAGATAACCAaagcttcttcttctgtttttttttttccctgtgAAAATTATACAGTGCTGCATGGGCCTTCAGGGCCAAGTCCTACATCAGAGTTCGAGCATTCCTCCATCCCAGCAACAGtaaaaaagattttcaatCTAAAAGAGTTTCTCACGAAACGGGATGCCTGGGCCGGCACTTTCGAAACCGTTCTCAATAGAACAAGTCCGAGAACTGATTGCCCTGGTAATTAATTACAACACTTTCTTTAATTCATCACTTATGTTCACGACatgaatattacaaaattataaggGGACAGGAGCACCTTGATTCATCTCAGTACTTATTTTTACCACTTGGATTCCTGACACAGTTTTTAAAGAGGGACCttccaaattattattatgacatTAATCTCTTATGGATATGTATGTATTGGCTGTTGCAGTTACGTTGCCTGAGCCGACGTTGAAACTGCGGGACGGCGAAGCGAATGAAGATGCAAAACTCACCGATTTTCAGCAAGAATTAGTGCAAATGGCAGCGACATTGAACGGTGATTACAAAAAGGATATTTATCCGCACAAACTCGTCGAAGAGATGACGGTTGCCGAAGGCGCTAAGTACGTTGAAGATGCATTCAAGAAATTCCGTGGGCAGTGCGAGAAAGCCGAGGCAGAGGGCGTCGATGAGTCCCAGATTGTTGTTGTGCCAACCCCTACTACAAAGCAACGAAAGTCAAAATCTTTTGGTCGCAAATTGTTGTCTTGTTTGGCATGCAACAATTAAATTGTGACTCGttccaaaatgaaaattttacatttttctacGCACGGTAGGGATTTGAAGATATATGCTGATGGAGATTGTTAATTTACTGAgcatttacattattatttgtaCAGTGTCATTGacttaacttttattaagaAGTACGACGGTGCCTAGATTCGATCTGtgtgtaattaatttattattattattattattattattatactttATTGACTAAGAATATATGTGTAATTAAGTATTGATAATATAGGATGGATCAGCTGCCctttacaaattacaaatacccacttatttttacatttgatAATATTCCTTGAACTGAAgatgaataa contains these protein-coding regions:
- the LOC102613775 gene encoding non-specific phospholipase C4-like, whose amino-acid sequence is MVAEITSSSQYPYPIKTIVVLVQENRSFDHMIGWMKSLNPELDGVTGSESNPISTSDPNSPLIYFGDKSVYVDPDPGHSIQAIFEQVFGLTWAQYTSLSSSSSSNNEELHVLRPNMQGFAQNAESTQKGMAASVMNGFKPDMVPVYRELVAEFGVCDRWFASVPASTQPNRLYVHSATSHGATSNDTEKLIEGFPQKTIFESLDESGLSFGIYYQYPPATLFYRNLRKLKYLKHFHQFDLHFKKDCEEGKLPNYVVVEQRYFDLLSVPANDDHPSHDVSEGQKFVKEVYEALRSSPQWNEILFIITYDEHGGFYDHVPTPVTGVPSPDDIVGPEPYNFKFDRLGVRVPTIFISPWIQRGTLLHGPSGPSPTSEFEHSSIPATVKKIFNLKEFLTKRDAWAGTFETVLNRTSPRTDCPVTLPEPTLKLRDGEANEDAKLTDFQQELVQMAATLNGDYKKDIYPHKLVEEMTVAEGAKYVEDAFKKFRGQCEKAEAEGVDESQIVVVPTPTTKQRKSKSFGRKLLSCLACNN